A segment of the Agromyces sp. H17E-10 genome:
GCACGTCGCCGGTCGCCGCGTCGTAGATCGACCCGTGGCACGGGCAGTGGAACTCGGCGCCCGCTGCCGCCACGACGCACTGCTGGTGGGTGCAGATGGCGCTGAAGGCGACGTACTCGCCGGCCTTCGGTTGCGCCACGAGCACCGGGGCACCGGCGACGGTCGCGTCGATGCTGCCGCCGACGGGAACATCGGCCGCCGCGGCGACCTGCTCCCCGGCGGGCGGCGGGGCCGATGAGGCATCCCCGGCAGCAGGCGGCGCGGAATCGGAGCCGGTGCCGGAGGCGTCCGTGCAGCCGGCCAGTGCGAGCGCACCGCCGATCGCGCCGGCCGAACCGAGTGCGATCGCCGCGCGCCGCGTGAGATCGGGGGAAGTCGCCATCGCCGAACTCCTTCGTCCGTGTCGGGCGTCGAGCGGCGCCCTGCTCACCATTGTGTGCCACCGGTCGCAGCTGCGCCCGGAACCCACGGCGGAAACTCAGTCGAAGTCGGCGGGGTGCGGGACCCGCACCATGCCCTCCTGGGCGACGCTCGCGACGAGCAACCCCTCGCGGGTGTAGATGCGACCCAGCGAGAGGCCGCGCCCGCCGCTCGCCGACGGCGACTCCTGCACGTACAGCAGCCATTCGTCGACGCGGGCGTCGCGGTGCCACCACATCGCGTGGTCGAGGCTCGCGACCTTGAGACCGGGCGTCGCCCAGGCCACTCCGTGCGCACGGAGCACGGGCTCGAGGATGGAGTAGTCGCTCGCGTAGGCGAGCGCCGCGCGGTGCTGCTTGGGGTCGTCGGGAAGCCGGCCGAACGCCTTCATCCACACCGCCTGCCGCGGCGACCGCTCGCCCTCGACCGAGAGGTACACGGGCGACGGCACGTGCCGCACATCGAAGGCGCGCTCGCTCGACCAGTAGCGGGCGACGTCGTGTTCGACGCTGCCGAGCACGTCGGCCGTCGACGGCAGCGACTCGGGATCCGGCAGGCCCTCGGGCATCTCGAGCTGGTGCTCGACGCCCTCGTCGTGGGTCTGGAACGAGGCGATGAGCGACAGGATCGGCTCGCCGTGCTGGTAGGCCTGCGTGCGCCGCGTGGAGAACGACCTGCCGTCGTGGATGCGATCCACCGAGAAGGTGATCGGGTGCGCGACGTCACCCGGCCGCAGGAAGTAGCCGTGCATCGAGTGGATGTTGCGGTCCTCGGGCACGGTGCGCAGCGCCGCGACGATCGACTGGGCGAGCACCTGCCCGCCGAAGACGCGGCCGAGCGGCATCCACTGCGACGGACCGGTGAAGATGTCCTCCGTCGTGCGGGCACCGGTGTCGGTGAGGTTGAGCGTGCTCAGCAGGCCGTCGATCGGTCCGTTCATCGATCCTCCGTGTCGGTGGGCGGCCGCGGCTGCGCAGCGAACCGCAATGCGCCGGAATGCGGCCTGCGCACTTGGTAGTTTAGACAGGAGATGGTTGAACGACTCACGCTCGCCGACAGCTTGTCGCTCGGTGACCTGCACACGTACCTCCAGCGGGCCGGCCGCGTCGAAGACGGGTCGGTGCGCCTCGTCGCGGGCTCCCGCATCCTCGCCGTCTACACCGCGATCCTCTACCCCCGCGGCATCCTCGACGAGAGCCCGACCGTGCTGGGACTGCGCACGTTCGCCCTCGCCGACGACGACGAGTTCGACTCGGTCGTGCCGATGCGCTCGCTCGTCGAGCGCATCGTCCGGGCGCGTGGCGAACTCGGCGAGGACGACGAGTCGCGTCCGGTGTCGATGTCCCGCCCGCCCGAGGTGAACACCGTGACCTGGGCGGGCATCTCGCCGCCCAGGGGCGGCTGGCGGGCGCTCGGTGAGACGGATGCCGCGGTGCTGGAGTCCGCCGCCCGCGAGGGCATCGACGAGGTGGCGAAGGCCATTCCCGAGGGCACCGGCGAGCAGCTCGTGCAGCGGGTGCGTTCCGAGGTCTGGGGTCGCGGGGTCGACGGGCTCGAGTACGTGCCCACCGGCGCCGCCTTCGCCGCGTTCAGCCTCGGGTTCCTCGGCGACGACCCGGTCCGGCTCTTCGAGACCGGTCCGTGGACGCGACTCACGTCGCGCCGCGGACACGTGCTCGTGCGCCGCAAGCCGTGGACGCTGAAGTCCTGACGTCGGACTCCCGACTCAGCCGCGCGCGATCGCCCGCCCCGCCGAACGGCCCGTGAAGAGGCATCCGCCGAGGAAGGTGCCCTCGAGCGCCCGGTAGCCGTGCACGCCGCCACCGCCGAAGCCGGCCGCCTCGCCGACCGCGTAGAGGCCCGGCACGGGCGTGCCGTCGGCGCCGAGCGCGCGCGAGTCGAGGTCGGTCTGGATGCCGCCGAGACTCTTGCGGGTGAGGATGTGCAGCTTCACGGCGATGAGCGGGCCGGCCTCTGGGTCGAGGAAGCGATGCGGGGTCGCCACCCGGATGAGCTTGTCGCCGCGGTAGCGGCGCGCACCGCGGAGCGCCGTGATCTGCAGGTCCTTCGAGAACTCGTTCTCGATCTCGCGATCGTGGGCGTGCACCTCGCGCTCGATGTTCGCGGTGTCGAGCTCGACCTCGGGGGAGAGGTCGCTCATCCGCTCGAGCAGCTCGTCGAGGGTGTCGGCGACGATGAAGTCGACGCCGTGCTCCTTGAACGCCTCGACCGGTGCGGGGGCGCCGGGCCGGACGCGCTGGGCGAGGAGCTTCAGGTCCTTGCCCGTCAGGTCGGGGTTCTGCTCGCTGCCCGAGAGGGCGAACTCCTTCTCGATGATCTTCTGGGTGAGCACGAACCACGAGTGCCCGTGGCCGGTCGCCATGAGGTGTTCGAGCGTGCCGAGCGTGTCGAAGCCGGGGAAGAGCGGCGGCGGCAGGCGGCGACCCTCGGCGTCGAACCAGAGCGATGAGGGCCCCGGCAGGATGCGGATGCCGTGCAGCGGCCAGACCGGGTCCCAGTTGGTGATGCCCTCGGTGTAGTGCCACATGCGGTCGCCGTTCACGAGACGCGCGCCGGATGCCTCGGCGATGCCGAGCATGCGTCCGTCGACGTGCGCCGGCACGCCCGAGAGCATCTCGGCGGGCGGCTCGCCGAGCCGCGCCGGCCACGCCGCGCGCACGAGTTCGTGGTTGCCGCCGATGCCACCCGACGAGACGACCACGGCGGGCGCGCGAAGCTCGAAGTCGCCGACCACGTCGCGGTTCGAGGCCTCGCCGCGCGCGGCGTCGTCGGCGGCCAGCAGGGCGCCGCGGACGCCCACGACCGCACCGCCCTCGACGATGAGCTCGTCGACGCGGTGGCGGTGGCGGAACTCGACGAGGCCCGCGGCCTCGCCGGCCTTCACCCGGGCGATGAACGGCGCGAGCACGCCCGGACCGGTGCCCCAGGTGATGTGGAACCGGGGCACCGAGTTGCCGTGGCTGATCGCCTGCCCGGCGCCGCGTTCGGCCCAGCCGACGACGGGGAAGAACCGCACGCCCTTCTCGTGCAGCCACGCACGCTTCTCACCGGCGGCGAACTCGAGGTACGCGTCGGCCCAGCGGCGGCCCCATTCGTCCTCATCGCGGTCGAAGCCCGCGGTGCCGGCCCAGTCCTGCCGGGCGAGGTCGAGCGAGTCCTTGACGCCCATGCGGCGCTGCTCGGGTGAATCGATGAGGAAGAGGCCGCCGAACGACCAGTGGGCCTGGCCGCCGAGGCTCGCCGCGGGTTCCTGGTCGACGATCACGACCCTGCGGCCGGCATCGACGAGCTCGGATGCCGCGACGAGGCCGGAGAGGCCGGCGCCGACGATGATCGCATCGGGGGTGGGGTTGGCTGCCACAGTGACTCCTTCGTCGCTTCGGGTGGGTGGCGGGTGGATCGGTCAGTCGTCGAACGTGTTCACCATGGCGAACGCGGCACGTTGGAGATAGTCCCACAGCGTCTCCTCGGCGAGCGGGGGCAGCTCGAGCGAGTCGACGGCGGTGCGCATGTGGGCGAGCCAGCGGTCACGGGCGTCGGGGTTGACCTTGAACGGCTGGTGGCGGAGGCGCAGTCGCGGGTGGCCCCGCTCCTCGCCGTAGGCCGTCGGTCCGCCCCAGTACTGCTCGAGGAAGAGCTGCAGGCGTCGCGCAGCCGGACCGAGGTCCTCCTCGGGGTACATGGGCTTCAGCACGGGGTCGTCGGCGACGCCGCGGTAGAACTCGGCGACAAGCCGCTCGAACGTCGCACTGCCGCCGACCTGCTCGTAGAACGACTGCGGCTCGGTCATGCGGTGCCTCCCGTGGGCGGGGTTGGCGGCTTCGGCGTGGTCGGCGTCGTTCCGGCGGCCCCAGTGCCGCCGACCGTGCCGCGTGGCAGGCGCGGTGCCCGGTTCTTCGGCTTCGTCATGGTCTGCCCGGGGACGACCGAGTTCGGCGCGGTGCGCGGCGGCTTCGCG
Coding sequences within it:
- a CDS encoding QcrA and Rieske domain-containing protein; the encoded protein is MATSPDLTRRAAIALGSAGAIGGALALAGCTDASGTGSDSAPPAAGDASSAPPPAGEQVAAAADVPVGGSIDATVAGAPVLVAQPKAGEYVAFSAICTHQQCVVAAAGAEFHCPCHGSIYDAATGDVLAGPAPEPLSPIKIEVAGDEIVTAS
- a CDS encoding acyl-CoA thioesterase, producing the protein MNGPIDGLLSTLNLTDTGARTTEDIFTGPSQWMPLGRVFGGQVLAQSIVAALRTVPEDRNIHSMHGYFLRPGDVAHPITFSVDRIHDGRSFSTRRTQAYQHGEPILSLIASFQTHDEGVEHQLEMPEGLPDPESLPSTADVLGSVEHDVARYWSSERAFDVRHVPSPVYLSVEGERSPRQAVWMKAFGRLPDDPKQHRAALAYASDYSILEPVLRAHGVAWATPGLKVASLDHAMWWHRDARVDEWLLYVQESPSASGGRGLSLGRIYTREGLLVASVAQEGMVRVPHPADFD
- a CDS encoding FAD-binding dehydrogenase; its protein translation is MAANPTPDAIIVGAGLSGLVAASELVDAGRRVVIVDQEPAASLGGQAHWSFGGLFLIDSPEQRRMGVKDSLDLARQDWAGTAGFDRDEDEWGRRWADAYLEFAAGEKRAWLHEKGVRFFPVVGWAERGAGQAISHGNSVPRFHITWGTGPGVLAPFIARVKAGEAAGLVEFRHRHRVDELIVEGGAVVGVRGALLAADDAARGEASNRDVVGDFELRAPAVVVSSGGIGGNHELVRAAWPARLGEPPAEMLSGVPAHVDGRMLGIAEASGARLVNGDRMWHYTEGITNWDPVWPLHGIRILPGPSSLWFDAEGRRLPPPLFPGFDTLGTLEHLMATGHGHSWFVLTQKIIEKEFALSGSEQNPDLTGKDLKLLAQRVRPGAPAPVEAFKEHGVDFIVADTLDELLERMSDLSPEVELDTANIEREVHAHDREIENEFSKDLQITALRGARRYRGDKLIRVATPHRFLDPEAGPLIAVKLHILTRKSLGGIQTDLDSRALGADGTPVPGLYAVGEAAGFGGGGVHGYRALEGTFLGGCLFTGRSAGRAIARG
- a CDS encoding globin encodes the protein MTEPQSFYEQVGGSATFERLVAEFYRGVADDPVLKPMYPEEDLGPAARRLQLFLEQYWGGPTAYGEERGHPRLRLRHQPFKVNPDARDRWLAHMRTAVDSLELPPLAEETLWDYLQRAAFAMVNTFDD